The Ziziphus jujuba cultivar Dongzao chromosome 3, ASM3175591v1 region ATTGGCAGGAACAGTAGCCAATTCTTGTAGTGATTCGGACGAGCCAAAAGCATAATCTGGATGGATGGTCACCACTGCAATTTCCCCTTTCTTCATATTCTTCACAGCTTTGTCAAGTCCATCTATAACTTGTTCTGCACGAAACTCAATCCATATAGTAATCAGTCACAAATCTAATTAAGTAGTCTTATTCAATAGCAAGACCTCAAGAAAGCAACCAGATTTAATCATTTACCTCCATCAATCTTGAACTCAAATGGTTCCTCGTCATGGCCCTTCTGCGTAAATATTGTTCCGTCATGTAACTTCCCAGTAAGTTTCCCTATAAGAAGAGAGGAATGAGTTACGATTAACTGTTTCAACCATATGAAAGCACTAAAATAAAACATGCGTATTGATTTTGACAGCAAATAAGATCAACAGACAGAAGAAAGAAAGCTTAACACAAATCAGAAGCAATAACGACCAAATATAGCAGAGAAAGAGGTACATAAGAACTGTTCTCACATTGTGGCTTCACTGTCAAGAGGACCTTCTCTCCCTTCTTCATTGTTTTCACAGCTTTTGCTAAAGCAGGACAGAAATGGCCTACAACACAAAGAAGCCTCATTATAATCTACTGCCATTGCACAAAAAGCAAGGCACCACAAAGAAGCAACGATACCAACCTTCTCCAACAGTGAACTCGACCCCATCAGATTTTGAAAGCAGAGTTCCGTCTTCAAGCCCAGCTTCATACTTAACTGCAACATAGACAAAATTTGTAAGAAATCCATTTCATCAATTAGCATcttaaatggaaaagaaaataagatcaGTAACATACCAAATACTTCATCCATGTCTTTTGGGTTCTCCCATTTCTCCCcttcaacaagtattttcttgAAAATCCCACCATCTTTGCATATATCCTTTAACACTAGTCCAAGAAAGTAACTCCACATCAAACTGTAGAGTGGCATCAGGAGGAATAGTTGGAGGCGATCCAGACTCGCCGTAAGCCAGCTCCGGAGGTATCGTAAATACAGCATTTTCACGAAAGAAAAATAGatacccaaaaacaaaacaaagataaTAGCACAGATCCATCAAAATGATTCATAGATTCTCAATTCTCACACgtacaaaaaaaacacatattttgcAAAATCCCATTTATCATCGATGCATTTCAATTGAATTCCTAATTATTCCCCcccaccaccaaaaaaaaaaaaaaaaaaaaaaactagaattacaaaaTCATTTCGAATATTAATTCTTGGAACAAGAACCACCGTCGTGATGATGATCATCATGATCGTGATGATGATCATCATGATTATGATGATTATCTTGTTCTTCATCGCTATCGTCCTCATCGAAGGGTTTCTGCTTGTGGAAGATACAGCATTTCTTGGAGCTCTTCTTCTGCATAAACTCGTTATCCACCGTGCCTTCCTTCCACgaaaccttcttcttcttcttcttcaggaCGAGAACCAAACTCTGTTCCTGTGCCTGAGAACTCGATGACGACGATGAAGATGGTTCAGTGTTTTCTAGGGTTATGGTTGTCGTCATGCTTGGTGATGACGTGGCAACCGCCGATCTTGCTGCTCCGGTGATGGGTCTCGCCATGGCCGTCGGGTTACCCAAAACCCCGATGTGATGGATCCGAATTTTTTGGGGTCCGAAAGATcgttgaggattttttttttttttggggcttggCTGATTCGTTTTTGGGAAATTTGAGGGTTTATTTGGAGAAATAATCgtcttattatcatttttatttataccGCTTATTAAAAttggaaagttttttttttttgaaaataaataaataaataaatatttaagaacTTTCTAGTTTCTTTGGTAAAACCAAACGGAATATTCCGACGCCCCCACCTTCACCAGTTTGTAATTTTCTGCGGGCTTCAACGCTGTATGAATCAAGCATGGTTGGTGATTGTGGGGTGGTACAGAAAACTAAGtacttttttcaataaaaaaacattttttattttgttttagttttgtaattttcgtttttttttattttgttggcgtatttttataatatataattttttgcttCTTGTAATTATAATTAGTATGCAGTCTGTTTTTGTGCCCAaaaacacaataataataataaagaaataatattaattttttaagttatgtggacttgttatttttatattcaattgcGACCATCCTCGATGATGATCAAAAAGTGAGATCTTATtgatttgatatatttaattatgatcatcgaatcaatgaatttttattgatttaataaataataattaattatatttaatatttttttatttttaatattatttatttaatatagaaaaataaattatttaataataatcaattaagttgataaataatatgtacattttattgataatataaatgataacaaataatattttttttttaaattaagatgaattgaatatttatttatttttaatattaaaaatgtaatatagaaaaatatattatttaacgaTAATCATTACATGTAAATTTTTCATTCAATTTAGAAATTACGTTTTATAATTATCATCATAACTGATATGGGCCATTAAGACTCGCACGGGGTTCAATGGTCAGAACACCGCTCAGCCCGGCCCGTGGACGCTGGTTCGAAAGGGGAGACCTGGGGGCAtagcaaaaacataaaaaataataataataataaaaaaaaacttatatgggccattaatatattttaattgcaGACTTATATCAGAGACTTTTTTATACCTTACAAAACAATACACATAAAGGTAAATAGTTTTGCATGCAGTTTTGTTATATGTTAATTCTCTTGGTTATAAGAAAGTGGGATTGATTTTTCaatacaataattattaataagctAAATctaatcatatttatatatatatatatatatatatatatatttttaactaaaaatctaatatagaAAAGCAACTTTGTAAGAACTATTGGCTTTGTTAGTTTTTGGATTGTGCGTATAGTTACACTTcaatctttgatttttttttttttttatattttgatttataaatttttattttctaatgcaTTTTAATGCTTACActatttttaacataatttttaataattttaaaacctgCAGCATACTAATAGGGGTGGAACCAAAAAATTGACCAACTGGGGggccaagattttttttttttttttaaaaaaacaaaattactgCCATAAAATCgtctttatttatataaaccagcaatataaactttttatcattttttgtatgttaaattaaatactaaaaaaaggtgttatcacccaaaaaaaaaatgttaattgaactttaaaaataaaattgcaggtcttttctctctttgttttaataaaaaaacttacatgtagatatattttatttccaattgTGTATTATTACTAAAAGTATAATTTCCTATTTGATCAatttcatgatatatatatatatatatatattatttttgaaagatcaatataatttttttgggacaaaattaaaaaatcaatatcaaaatattaaagaatataaaattcTTCTAAATAATATCAAGTAACCcacaaaattataaatcaaaaatataaaaagataaaattttaaatacttccaatttaataaatagttataGTATAAATGTAAAATACTATCAAAATTTGCATTAAAATCCCACATTatctaaatcaaaaaataattaact contains the following coding sequences:
- the LOC107421933 gene encoding protein phosphatase 1 regulatory subunit INH3-like, whose product is MARPITGAARSAVATSSPSMTTTITLENTEPSSSSSSSSQAQEQSLVLVLKKKKKKVSWKEGTVDNEFMQKKSSKKCCIFHKQKPFDEDDSDEEQDNHHNHDDHHHDHDDHHHDGGSCSKN